One Lentibacillus cibarius DNA window includes the following coding sequences:
- a CDS encoding 6-phospho-beta-glucosidase, with amino-acid sequence MDGLKIVTIGGGSSYTPELIEGFIKRYDELPVKELWLVDVPEGNEKLKNVGALAKRMVEKAGVPIDIKLSLDRREALPGADFVTTQIRVGQLGARAKDETIPLKYGVIGQETNGPGGLFKGLRTIPVILDICRDIETLCPDAWLINFSNPAGMVTEAVLRYSNISKTIGLCNVPIGMRMGISEMLGVDVERVHIDFAGLNHMVYGLNVYLDGKNITDDVLNKLVSGEGMTMKNIVNLGWEKDFIKALGALPCPYHRYYYQTSKMLEEEQKDYAEKGSRAEVVQQLENELFELYKNTELSEKPKQLEERGGAYYSDAACSLINSIYNDKQDIQPVNTRNNGAIASIPAESAVEVNCVITKDGPRPIAVGDLPVAVRGLVQQIKSFERVSAEAAVMGDYHKALLAMVINPLVPSDSIAKDLLDEMLEAHRYYLPRFNENVVS; translated from the coding sequence CTTAAGATTGTCACAATAGGCGGTGGCTCCAGTTACACGCCTGAGCTTATCGAGGGGTTTATCAAACGGTACGATGAACTGCCTGTCAAGGAGTTGTGGCTTGTTGATGTCCCGGAAGGTAACGAAAAGCTAAAAAACGTTGGTGCACTAGCAAAACGCATGGTTGAAAAGGCAGGCGTTCCGATTGATATTAAGCTGTCATTAGATCGGCGAGAAGCACTGCCTGGGGCTGACTTTGTAACAACCCAAATCCGGGTCGGTCAACTGGGGGCACGTGCTAAAGATGAAACGATTCCGTTGAAATATGGCGTTATTGGACAGGAAACTAATGGGCCAGGTGGTCTTTTTAAAGGTTTGCGGACGATTCCGGTTATTTTGGATATTTGCCGTGATATAGAAACGTTATGCCCAGATGCATGGCTTATTAACTTCTCGAACCCGGCTGGTATGGTAACTGAAGCCGTTTTGCGTTACAGCAATATCTCAAAAACAATCGGTTTGTGCAATGTTCCGATCGGCATGCGGATGGGCATCAGTGAAATGCTCGGTGTTGATGTGGAGCGGGTACACATTGACTTTGCTGGATTAAATCATATGGTGTACGGATTGAATGTATACCTGGACGGCAAAAACATTACTGACGATGTGTTGAATAAACTGGTGAGCGGTGAAGGAATGACGATGAAGAATATTGTCAATTTAGGTTGGGAAAAAGACTTTATTAAAGCATTGGGTGCTTTACCATGTCCTTATCATCGCTATTATTACCAAACAAGCAAAATGCTGGAAGAGGAACAGAAAGACTATGCTGAAAAAGGGTCACGAGCCGAAGTTGTGCAGCAACTTGAAAATGAATTGTTTGAATTGTATAAGAATACTGAGCTTTCGGAGAAGCCCAAGCAGCTGGAAGAACGCGGTGGCGCTTACTATAGTGATGCGGCCTGTAGTTTGATTAATTCGATTTATAATGATAAACAAGACATTCAACCGGTGAACACACGTAATAATGGTGCGATTGCAAGCATCCCGGCTGAATCGGCAGTTGAAGTGAATTGCGTTATAACGAAAGACGGACCTCGGCCGATTGCTGTAGGTGACTTGCCAGTAGCTGTTAGGGGGCTTGTTCAGCAAATAAAATCATTTGAACGGGTGAGTGCAGAAGCAGCAGTAATGGGTGATTATCATAAAGCATTGCTTGCCATGGTAATTAATCCTCTTGTTCCATCTGACTCAATTGCTAAAGATCTTCTTGATGAAATGTTGGAAGCACATCGCTATTATTTGCCTCGCTTTAATGAAAACGTAGTGTCTTAA